A region from the Acanthochromis polyacanthus isolate Apoly-LR-REF ecotype Palm Island chromosome 23, KAUST_Apoly_ChrSc, whole genome shotgun sequence genome encodes:
- the tinf2 gene encoding TERF1-interacting nuclear factor 2 isoform X1 produces the protein MATRKPKDDGASLPFSALQVLAPPVRLVSAALWKVLKQRDVMQYGVVEEFVTSACETVPGLLTVRHQGKLALGLRARLILELCSTQPDVKVIKTHLERIRVPTSAPNVRKDVKIMRTVEHFHSFIHTLLSDPEKREQYFKKEFPVDYGSNFDKELEKLLWEFLIRLDQLLPVPNLAQTVSWLSNTPAVLEECARAATQPQLLKILLQHQTCLGHLESAASLPPNMGDSILTSLSLPLSGIVASNQQTGARQSAVDQSDDSQTRDKTSFIAPVIGLISNEDVPVMISANKRKLQSDEPASSKDSTNQENLKFSLTKEKEKAEDSGGKEEKSLTQSSGKKRKQPDSQESRSEQETDEEEVLSMARSGEKRTRRDRQGKADRRSNESEENGGHESTTEVMATDVTQLGVHLPEDPLLHSIFVSCLTRQPRVVIEKLLVASAGSSGSSRRETFSQSQKSPVKAPTPKRTSIRLTLASKPSALDNKENHPVSPSVSGSPSQQRSNTETLGLLGGSDDYVADSEDEATKNFKSRLFQKRYVKTKHGTFVPTLREYYKPGTMTRNSLSAGRKPR, from the exons ATGGCAACAAGAAAACCCAAGGACGACG GTGCCAGCCTTCCTTTTTCTGCACTTCAGGTCCTGGCCCCGCCTGTGCGTCTGGTGTCTGCAGCTCTCTGGAAAGTGCTGAAGCAGAGGGACGTGATGCAGTATGGTGTTGTGGAGGAATTCGTCACATCCGCCTGCGAGACTGTTCCTGGGCTGCTCACTGTGAGACACCAGGGCAAGCTGGCACTGGGACTGAGAGCAAGG TTAATCTTGGAGTTGTGCTCCACACAGCCTGATGTTAAGGTGATTAAGACACATCTGGAAAGGATCCGTGTTCCTACTTCAGCCCCAAATGTG AGGAAGGATGTAAAAATTATGAGAACAGTGGAACATTTCCATTCTTTTATCCACACACTGCTGTCAGACCCAGAAAAGAGGGAGCAGTACTTCAAG AAAGAATTTCCAGTGGATTATGGCTCAAACTTCGAcaaggagctggagaagctgctgTGGGAGTTTTTGATTCGACTGGACCAGCTGCTTCCAGTTCCAAACTTAGCTCAG ACTGTGTCATGGCTCAGTAACACCCCTGCTGTCCTGGAGGAGTGTGCACGTGCAGCAACCCAACCCCAGCTCCTGAAAATTTTACTCCAGCATCAAACCTGTCTGGGTCATCTGGAGTCAGCAG CGTCCTTACCTCCAAACATGGGAGACTCCATCCTGACTTCACTTTCTCTGCCTCTGTCTGGAATAGTAGCTTCAAATCAGCAAACAGGAGCCAGACAGTCTGCTGTGGATCAGTCAGACGACTCCCAGACAAGAGACAAAACCTCTTTTATTGCACCTGTTATCGGACTAATATCTAATGAAGATGTACCAGTCATGATCTCTGCTAATAAAAGAAAGCTGCAGAGTGATGAGCCAGCCAGCTCAAAAGATTCAACAAATCAAGAGAACTTGAAATTCAGTTTGacgaaagagaaagaaaaagctgaagACAGTGGGGGGAAAGAGGAGAAGAGCTTAACTCAAAGCAGTGGAAAGAAACGCAAGCAACCTGACAGTCAGGAAAGTAGATCTGAGCAGGAGACGGACGAGGAAGAAGTTTTAAGCATGGCTAGATCTGGGGAAAAGAGGACACGCAGGGACAGGCAGGGTAAAGCCGACCGGAGATCAAATGAGAGCGAGGAAAATGGAGGACACGAGTCTACCACGGAAGTCATGGCTACTGATGTGACCCAGCTTGGTGTCCATCTACCTGAAGATCCATTGCTCCactccatttttgtctcatgtctGACGAGACAACCCAGAGTGGTGATTGAAAAACTGCTGGTGGCCTCAGCTGGCAGTAGCGGATCCAGCAGAAGAGAAACATTCTCCCAGAGCCAGAAGTCACCAGTCAAAGCACCAACACCTAAACGAACAAGCATCCGTCTGACGCTTGCCTCAAAGCCTTCTGCTTTGGACAATAAAGA AAATCATCCCGTATCGCCGAGTGTCAGCGGCTCTCCCTCTCAGCAGCGGAGTAACACAG aGACGTTGGGCCTTTTAGGAGGGAGTGACGACTACGTGGCTGATTCTGAGGATGAGGCGACAAAGAACTTCAAAAGCAGA CTGTTCCAGAAGCGCTACGTCAAGACCAAACACGGCACCTTTGTTCCCACTCTGAGGGAGTACTATAAACCCGGGACGATGACACGCAACTCGTTGTCCGCTGGCCGTAAACCGAGGTGA
- the cideb gene encoding cell death activator CIDE-B has product MDTTSSFFKSVTKRVWSPPQRPFRVCCHNRETKKGVTAGTLEELKERVCQALLLSLSAVSLSLVCEEDGTEVDSDEFLITLPDNIMLMALQPGQTWRPKAGAVVPKYHDGTKPRTGRDIARVTFDLYKISPRDLFGSLSVKATFQGLYSVSADFQCLGPKKILREALRVASTFLQAAGYLLISTAAMIRRVIEGAELWQPQRAEYTTRWK; this is encoded by the exons ATGGATACCACATCTTCATTTTTCAA ATCTGTCACCAAGCGAGTGTGGTCCCCACCTCAGCGGCCTTTCAGAGTGTGTTGTCACAACAGAGAAACCAAGAAGGGCGTCACAGCCGGGACCCTAGAGGAGCTGAAGGAGAGG GTATGCCAGGCCTTGCTGCTGTCCCTGTCTGCAGTGTCTCTGTCTCTGGTTTGTGAGGAGGACGGCACAGAAGTAGACTCTGATGAGTTCCTCATAACCCTACCTGATAACATCATGCTCATGGCCCTGCAGCCTGGACAGACATGGAGACCAAAGGCC GGTGCAGTTGTGCCCAAATACCACGACGGCACCAAGCCTCGCACTGGGAGGGACATAGCTCGTGTGACCTTTGACCTCTACAAGATAAGTCCCAGGGATCTGTTTGGCTCTCTGAGTGTGAAGGCCACATTTCAAGGCCTCTACTCTGTCAGTGCTGACTTTCAGTGTCTGGGGCCCAAGAAGATCCTCAG AGAAGCACTGCGTGTGGCCTCCACCTTCCTTCAGGCTGCTGGATACCTGCTTATCTCCACTGCCGCCATGATCCGTCGCGTTATTGAAGGCGCTGAGCTTTGGCAGCCACAGAGGGCAGAGTACACAACCAGATGGAAGTAA
- the tinf2 gene encoding TERF1-interacting nuclear factor 2 isoform X2 produces the protein MATRKPKDDGASLPFSALQVLAPPVRLVSAALWKVLKQRDVMQYGVVEEFVTSACETVPGLLTVRHQGKLALGLRARLILELCSTQPDVKRKDVKIMRTVEHFHSFIHTLLSDPEKREQYFKKEFPVDYGSNFDKELEKLLWEFLIRLDQLLPVPNLAQTVSWLSNTPAVLEECARAATQPQLLKILLQHQTCLGHLESAASLPPNMGDSILTSLSLPLSGIVASNQQTGARQSAVDQSDDSQTRDKTSFIAPVIGLISNEDVPVMISANKRKLQSDEPASSKDSTNQENLKFSLTKEKEKAEDSGGKEEKSLTQSSGKKRKQPDSQESRSEQETDEEEVLSMARSGEKRTRRDRQGKADRRSNESEENGGHESTTEVMATDVTQLGVHLPEDPLLHSIFVSCLTRQPRVVIEKLLVASAGSSGSSRRETFSQSQKSPVKAPTPKRTSIRLTLASKPSALDNKENHPVSPSVSGSPSQQRSNTETLGLLGGSDDYVADSEDEATKNFKSRLFQKRYVKTKHGTFVPTLREYYKPGTMTRNSLSAGRKPR, from the exons ATGGCAACAAGAAAACCCAAGGACGACG GTGCCAGCCTTCCTTTTTCTGCACTTCAGGTCCTGGCCCCGCCTGTGCGTCTGGTGTCTGCAGCTCTCTGGAAAGTGCTGAAGCAGAGGGACGTGATGCAGTATGGTGTTGTGGAGGAATTCGTCACATCCGCCTGCGAGACTGTTCCTGGGCTGCTCACTGTGAGACACCAGGGCAAGCTGGCACTGGGACTGAGAGCAAGG TTAATCTTGGAGTTGTGCTCCACACAGCCTGATGTTAAG AGGAAGGATGTAAAAATTATGAGAACAGTGGAACATTTCCATTCTTTTATCCACACACTGCTGTCAGACCCAGAAAAGAGGGAGCAGTACTTCAAG AAAGAATTTCCAGTGGATTATGGCTCAAACTTCGAcaaggagctggagaagctgctgTGGGAGTTTTTGATTCGACTGGACCAGCTGCTTCCAGTTCCAAACTTAGCTCAG ACTGTGTCATGGCTCAGTAACACCCCTGCTGTCCTGGAGGAGTGTGCACGTGCAGCAACCCAACCCCAGCTCCTGAAAATTTTACTCCAGCATCAAACCTGTCTGGGTCATCTGGAGTCAGCAG CGTCCTTACCTCCAAACATGGGAGACTCCATCCTGACTTCACTTTCTCTGCCTCTGTCTGGAATAGTAGCTTCAAATCAGCAAACAGGAGCCAGACAGTCTGCTGTGGATCAGTCAGACGACTCCCAGACAAGAGACAAAACCTCTTTTATTGCACCTGTTATCGGACTAATATCTAATGAAGATGTACCAGTCATGATCTCTGCTAATAAAAGAAAGCTGCAGAGTGATGAGCCAGCCAGCTCAAAAGATTCAACAAATCAAGAGAACTTGAAATTCAGTTTGacgaaagagaaagaaaaagctgaagACAGTGGGGGGAAAGAGGAGAAGAGCTTAACTCAAAGCAGTGGAAAGAAACGCAAGCAACCTGACAGTCAGGAAAGTAGATCTGAGCAGGAGACGGACGAGGAAGAAGTTTTAAGCATGGCTAGATCTGGGGAAAAGAGGACACGCAGGGACAGGCAGGGTAAAGCCGACCGGAGATCAAATGAGAGCGAGGAAAATGGAGGACACGAGTCTACCACGGAAGTCATGGCTACTGATGTGACCCAGCTTGGTGTCCATCTACCTGAAGATCCATTGCTCCactccatttttgtctcatgtctGACGAGACAACCCAGAGTGGTGATTGAAAAACTGCTGGTGGCCTCAGCTGGCAGTAGCGGATCCAGCAGAAGAGAAACATTCTCCCAGAGCCAGAAGTCACCAGTCAAAGCACCAACACCTAAACGAACAAGCATCCGTCTGACGCTTGCCTCAAAGCCTTCTGCTTTGGACAATAAAGA AAATCATCCCGTATCGCCGAGTGTCAGCGGCTCTCCCTCTCAGCAGCGGAGTAACACAG aGACGTTGGGCCTTTTAGGAGGGAGTGACGACTACGTGGCTGATTCTGAGGATGAGGCGACAAAGAACTTCAAAAGCAGA CTGTTCCAGAAGCGCTACGTCAAGACCAAACACGGCACCTTTGTTCCCACTCTGAGGGAGTACTATAAACCCGGGACGATGACACGCAACTCGTTGTCCGCTGGCCGTAAACCGAGGTGA
- the homezb gene encoding homeobox and leucine zipper encoding b — translation MNRMSAMCLPLLSESNKIIWVKSEEVDLQMKGAAELHKAFNRFPYLTRRQMTALAQRCSLHPDQVKVWFMTRRLQYGISWEYRDVLDVWRNFKSPQTNAQKEKELLNIVKENVKEGRGKRKRKTRSKANTPPQLAMMKTAFSHCQYPDPEQYDRLAELIGVRRCTLVQWFADMRYYLKKGRPRWMNQEKYNQALANIKYRQYINAMAKVEPSEGAMMVE, via the exons ATGAACCGGATGAGTGCAATGTGTCTCCCTCTGCTGTCTGAAAGTAACAAGATTATATGGGTGAAGTCGGAGGAGGTCGACCTACAGATGAAAGGTGCAGCAGAGCTGCACAAGGCCTTCAACAGGTTCCCATACCTGACACGCAGACAGATGACTGCACTGGCACAGCGCTGCTCCCTGCACCCAGACCAGGTGAAAGTGTGGTTCATGACACGAAGGCTTCAGTATGGCATCAGCTGGGAATATAGAGATGTCCTTGATGTCTGGAGGAATTTCAAGTCACCCCAGACAAATGCTCAGAAGGAGAAAGAACTACTAAACATAGTGAAGGAAAATGTAAAGGAGGGcagaggaaagaggaagagaaag ACCCGGTCCAAAGCAAACACTCCACCTCAGCTGGCCATGATGAAGACAGCTTTCTCCCACTGCCAGTATCCAGACCCGGAGCAGTACGACAGACTGGCAGAGCTGATCGGCGTCCGCCGCTGCACGTTGGTGCAGTGGTTCGCTGACATGCGCTATTATCTGAAGAAAGGAAGGCCTCGCTGGATGAATCAGGAGAAGTACAATCAAGCACTGGCCAACATCAAGTATCGGCAATACATCAACGCAATGGCAAAGGTAGAGCCGAGTGAGGGCGCTATGATGGTTGAGTGA